The Fibrobacterota bacterium genome includes the window GTCGGCCGCGGCGGAATCCAGCAGCGCAACGTGCTGCGCGCGGCGGAATCCAGCAGCGCAACGTGCTGCGCACGATTTTCGTAGACCATCACGGCGCCGACGGCCAGGGAGGCCAGCAGGGCCGCGACAATGGCGACGGTGATGTATTTGCTCTTGAAGGTGACGTTCACAGATCGGTCGAACCCGTCCCCGGTCAGGGTCTTGTCGTTTTCACGCATCTTACCTGCCCGCTTTCAGGCTGGGCCACCGGCGCACCTTGGGGAGAGCACCGCGATGTCGACTAGGTCCGCAAGTCCCTCGGCCGGAGTAGGTGTCCGCCTGCGCTACCATGCCGCCATGCGCCAACCCGCTGAATTCACGCTGGAAGAGGTCACCGGCCAGAGCCGTGGCCACCTGCGCGAGGTCGAGCACCTCCCCGCCCCGGCGCGCTGTTTCCTGCATCGCGACGTGGTTGGCCCGTATCTCGCGATGCGGGCGGCGGCCGCGATCGATGGCATCGACCTGGTGGCCTTCTCCGGCTTCCGGGATTTCGAGCGCCAGTTGGCCATCTGGAACGGCAAATTCCGGGGTGAACGGCCGGTCCAGGACCGAGCCGGCCAACCGTTCGACATCCGCACGCGGTCGCCGCGCAGCATCGGATCGCCGACGCGTTCCGAAACGTGGCGCGCGATGTCGCCGGCGCGCAGCGCGAGCTCGCCGAGCACGCGATCACGCGCGTCGGCCGCGGCGGAATCCAGCAGCGCAACGTGCTGCGC containing:
- a CDS encoding D-alanyl-D-alanine carboxypeptidase family protein gives rise to the protein MRQPAEFTLEEVTGQSRGHLREVEHLPAPARCFLHRDVVGPYLAMRAAAAIDGIDLVAFSGFRDFERQLAIWNGKFRGERPVQDRAGQPFDIRTRSPRSIGSPTRSETWRAMSPARSASSPSTRSRASAAAESSSATCCA